Genomic segment of Wolbachia endosymbiont (group A) of Longitarsus flavicornis:
TTTAAGTCCAACTCATTTTCAACCCTATTAAACTCAGTATATAAATATACACAAAGTAAAATAATTGCTGCATTTAAAGACAGGGCTGAAAGCCTTGCTAAACAAAAGTTACCTTGACATTATTTATATAAATATATAATTTTTTTAGTAAGTTAAGTATTTATATCGTAATGATTTTTAGACTATTGCTTTTATCAATTTTTATAAGTGTTAATTCTTATGCAGTTGTTAACCAACATATTCAAAAAGAAACTAATGAAATAACATCAAAGGAGTTACTATCACTATTACCCGATGATAAATTATTAGGAGATCCAAAAGCACCAATTCTAATGATAGAATATGCTTCATTAACTTGCTATCACTGCTCTCTTTTTCATAAGAATGTTTTTCCTAAAATAAAAGAGAAATATATAGACACAGGTAAGATGTTATACATATTTCGTCATTTTCCTTTGGATTACAGAGGACTAAAGGCTGCAATGCTAAGTCATTGCTACGAAAAACAAGAAGACTACTTTAATTTTAACAAAGCTGTTTTTAACTCAATAGATTCGTGGAATTACTACAATTTAAGTGATTTGACTTTACTACAAAGAATTGCTGCACTAAGCAACTTAAAGCAAGATGCATTTAACCAATGCATTAATGATAAGAAA
This window contains:
- a CDS encoding DsbA family protein encodes the protein MIFRLLLLSIFISVNSYAVVNQHIQKETNEITSKELLSLLPDDKLLGDPKAPILMIEYASLTCYHCSLFHKNVFPKIKEKYIDTGKMLYIFRHFPLDYRGLKAAMLSHCYEKQEDYFNFNKAVFNSIDSWNYYNLSDLTLLQRIAALSNLKQDAFNQCINDKKIMDKIINDKSLAINKLGITATPIFFIKLNDGKSYIEHNKVKHEGYKELKYLTDVIDKLYGKAIVK